In the genome of Microcoleus sp. FACHB-672, one region contains:
- a CDS encoding ABC transporter substrate-binding protein: MKKFAAHRTCALLVTFALLLSACGETNSGSNSSTETTSSTTAGSSGAIPIGIAVGQTGNVGLIGQESVAGAKIAEKYFNDKGGVDGTPIKLIFEDTGGDEAGAINAFQSLITKHKVVGIVGPSRSQQGFAAQPVANNAKVPVLGPSTTAKGIPQIGDYIARVSAPVTVVAPNAVKAAIKINPKLKRVAVFYAQDDAYSKSETDIFQQTVKEQGLELVTVQKFQTTDTDFQTQATNGMNLKPDLVIISSLTSDGGNLVRQLRELGYKGLIIGGNGLNTPNVYPVCKALCDGVLVAQAYSPEHSGEINNVYRTAYTNQYKKDPPQFSAQAFTAVQVFVEALTAVDQKTDISKMSLPQLRTELNKQILAGKYDTPIGEISFTSEGEIVQKDFYVAQIKMDADGNKGKFTYLK, from the coding sequence ATGAAAAAATTTGCGGCTCATCGTACCTGTGCTTTATTGGTTACTTTTGCTTTACTGCTAAGTGCTTGTGGTGAGACAAATAGTGGTTCAAATTCCTCAACTGAGACCACGTCTTCAACAACAGCCGGCTCATCTGGGGCAATTCCCATTGGCATTGCTGTAGGACAAACCGGCAACGTTGGTTTAATCGGTCAGGAATCAGTTGCCGGTGCAAAAATTGCCGAGAAATATTTCAACGACAAAGGCGGCGTTGATGGCACCCCCATTAAACTGATTTTTGAAGATACGGGAGGAGATGAAGCCGGCGCAATTAATGCCTTTCAATCGCTGATTACTAAACACAAAGTCGTTGGCATTGTCGGGCCGAGTCGCTCACAGCAAGGGTTTGCTGCCCAGCCGGTGGCAAATAACGCAAAGGTGCCAGTACTTGGGCCTTCTACTACGGCCAAAGGAATTCCCCAAATTGGAGACTATATCGCTCGTGTTTCAGCACCCGTAACGGTCGTTGCACCCAATGCAGTGAAAGCAGCAATTAAGATCAATCCTAAGCTCAAAAGAGTTGCTGTTTTTTATGCTCAAGATGATGCTTATAGCAAATCCGAAACAGACATTTTTCAGCAAACCGTGAAGGAACAAGGGCTTGAGCTTGTAACCGTTCAAAAATTCCAAACAACTGACACAGACTTTCAAACCCAAGCAACTAACGGGATGAATTTAAAGCCCGATCTCGTAATTATTTCTAGCCTAACTTCTGACGGCGGAAACTTAGTTCGGCAATTGCGAGAACTCGGCTATAAAGGCTTAATTATTGGCGGTAACGGTCTCAATACTCCGAATGTCTATCCAGTCTGCAAAGCACTTTGTGATGGCGTTTTAGTTGCCCAAGCTTACAGTCCTGAGCATTCGGGCGAAATCAATAACGTGTATCGCACAGCTTATACCAACCAATATAAAAAAGATCCCCCTCAATTTAGCGCTCAAGCTTTTACCGCTGTTCAAGTCTTTGTAGAAGCCCTAACAGCAGTCGATCAGAAAACTGACATTTCTAAAATGTCTCTCCCTCAACTGCGAACAGAACTGAACAAACAAATATTAGCTGGAAAGTACGATACGCCCATCGGTGAGATTTCTTTTACTTCCGAAGGAGAAATCGTTCAGAAAGATTTTTACGTCGCTCAAATCAAAATGGATGCTGATGGAAATAAGGGTAAATTTACTTATCTGAAATAA
- a CDS encoding septal ring lytic transglycosylase RlpA family protein: protein MPFLGLIWITPCLSCGVESGQGLAKSPVPLISAVPAKGLSAAGFEINWSHSWFSQAKASTSISSSFAPPVVLLPLNWMLQQGRHYSQLKRVKPFRSWPWLTFADKPLCPSEQVPQTPQLITVSQTTQQPFEPLDVKVPVESDSANKIFEFFHNLVPRTERVEPPSHAVPVSVVVIHTEQNAQAGSTQAKAGDSKLQGFWRNLKSRQDRDAAGSSSNRQTFQVRVKEYVIAEVPERAQANKIAHALEQSFKDRHFQPAQLQPAMVNGTPALKAGTRTILTIDKKLGAGLKSNRELLAIEWVNNLRIALETPPLTLVEAQAKMHQLVETPRKIEGMASWYGPYFEGRPTATGETYRQTELTAAHPSLPFDTYLKVTSLESRKTVIVRVNDRGPYVGDRALDLSREAARCLNSVESGVVPVEAVVMQKTRS from the coding sequence ATGCCGTTTCTCGGACTTATTTGGATAACACCTTGTTTGAGCTGTGGAGTCGAATCTGGTCAGGGTTTAGCCAAAAGCCCCGTTCCCTTAATCAGCGCAGTTCCAGCTAAAGGTTTATCGGCAGCCGGTTTTGAGATTAATTGGTCTCATTCTTGGTTCTCTCAGGCAAAAGCAAGTACAAGTATTTCAAGTTCATTTGCTCCCCCAGTTGTCTTGCTGCCACTCAATTGGATGCTTCAGCAAGGACGCCATTACTCTCAACTAAAGCGAGTCAAACCTTTCCGTTCTTGGCCGTGGCTAACTTTTGCAGACAAACCGCTTTGCCCTTCTGAGCAAGTGCCGCAAACCCCTCAATTAATAACGGTTTCACAAACCACTCAGCAGCCGTTTGAACCGTTGGATGTCAAAGTTCCAGTTGAAAGCGATTCCGCAAATAAAATTTTTGAGTTTTTTCACAATTTAGTGCCTCGAACCGAGAGAGTTGAACCCCCCTCTCATGCAGTGCCGGTGTCGGTGGTGGTTATTCACACCGAGCAAAACGCTCAAGCCGGCAGCACTCAAGCTAAGGCTGGAGACAGCAAGCTGCAAGGCTTTTGGCGGAATTTGAAGTCGAGACAGGATCGGGATGCCGCCGGCTCATCCTCCAACCGGCAAACGTTTCAGGTTCGGGTGAAAGAGTATGTGATTGCAGAAGTGCCTGAACGCGCCCAAGCAAATAAGATTGCTCACGCGCTGGAACAATCTTTCAAAGACCGGCATTTCCAGCCGGCACAACTGCAGCCGGCAATGGTGAATGGAACGCCAGCGCTCAAAGCCGGCACTCGAACAATCCTGACAATCGATAAAAAACTAGGTGCCGGTCTTAAAAGCAACCGCGAATTACTGGCTATTGAGTGGGTGAACAATCTCCGAATTGCCCTAGAAACACCCCCATTAACTCTGGTGGAAGCTCAAGCGAAGATGCACCAATTGGTGGAAACGCCAAGGAAAATTGAGGGGATGGCTTCTTGGTATGGGCCTTATTTTGAAGGTCGCCCCACTGCCACAGGTGAAACGTATCGGCAAACTGAACTTACTGCCGCCCATCCCTCCTTGCCTTTCGATACCTATTTGAAAGTCACTAGCCTGGAAAGTCGCAAGACAGTGATTGTGCGAGTCAATGATCGCGGCCCTTATGTTGGAGATAGAGCCTTGGATCTCTCCCGTGAGGCGGCCCGATGCCTCAATAGTGTGGAATCTGGAGTCGTGCCGGTGGAGGCTGTCGTCATGCAAAAGACTAGAAGCTAG
- a CDS encoding trans-sulfuration enzyme family protein, with translation MSANDFEFQGLQTTAIHAGEKPDSTTRASSPNIVMSSSFVTDADTPFSAENLQGQTTFFYTREGNPTVQQLEQKLAALEGAEACVAFGSGMAAISALMFHQLKSGDHLVMSDVAYVGAAELMKGLIPSFGIQVTRVNTTDLKAVEAAIQTNTKLIHIETPCNPIVRLSDIRAIAQIAHAAGAKLSVDSTFATPVATQPLSLGADFVVHSLSKYLCGHGDAIGGAVLGASDELSGIRDLLVHLGGALSPFNAWLIMRGIATLPIRMKAHQENALKVAQFLESHPQVKQMIYPGLPSHPQHELAKRQMRNFSGMIAFQAKDALAVAQAFAQRLQVIHYAVSLGHQRSLIYYISTQEMLETSFALDETQAEAYRNFAGDGVFRLSVGLEDAEDLCRDLDRTMSSVGR, from the coding sequence ATGTCAGCAAATGATTTCGAGTTTCAAGGGTTGCAAACGACAGCAATTCATGCTGGAGAAAAACCTGATAGCACTACTCGTGCTTCCTCCCCCAATATTGTAATGTCATCATCTTTTGTGACCGATGCAGATACTCCTTTCTCGGCTGAGAATTTACAGGGTCAAACAACGTTCTTTTATACCCGTGAGGGCAATCCAACGGTTCAACAGCTAGAACAAAAATTGGCAGCTTTAGAAGGTGCTGAGGCTTGTGTGGCATTTGGGAGCGGTATGGCAGCCATTTCAGCCTTGATGTTTCACCAGCTTAAGTCGGGCGACCACTTGGTCATGAGCGACGTTGCTTATGTTGGCGCGGCTGAATTGATGAAGGGATTGATTCCTAGTTTTGGGATTCAGGTAACGCGAGTCAACACAACAGATTTGAAGGCTGTAGAAGCAGCAATTCAAACCAATACCAAGCTGATTCATATTGAAACCCCTTGTAACCCGATTGTTAGATTGTCGGATATTAGGGCAATCGCACAAATAGCTCATGCTGCTGGTGCAAAGCTCTCGGTTGATTCGACCTTTGCCACCCCTGTAGCGACTCAGCCCCTCAGTTTAGGTGCAGATTTTGTCGTCCACTCCCTAAGCAAGTATTTATGTGGACATGGGGATGCAATTGGTGGAGCAGTTCTGGGGGCAAGCGATGAACTATCAGGAATTCGCGATCTGCTGGTTCATCTGGGGGGGGCGCTTAGCCCATTTAACGCTTGGCTGATCATGCGGGGGATCGCTACATTGCCTATCCGCATGAAAGCTCATCAGGAAAATGCACTGAAAGTGGCACAATTCCTGGAATCTCATCCTCAAGTCAAACAGATGATTTATCCAGGTCTACCCTCCCATCCGCAACACGAATTAGCAAAACGGCAGATGCGAAACTTTTCTGGCATGATCGCTTTCCAGGCCAAAGATGCTCTTGCCGTTGCTCAAGCTTTTGCCCAGCGATTGCAAGTCATTCACTATGCTGTGTCCCTCGGTCATCAGCGTAGTCTTATCTACTATATTTCGACTCAGGAAATGCTAGAAACCTCTTTCGCACTCGATGAGACGCAGGCTGAGGCGTACCGCAACTTTGCAGGGGATGGGGTTTTCAGACTATCAGTGGGACTGGAAGACGCGGAGGATCTCTGTAGGGACTTAGATCGAACAATGTCAAGCGTTGGACGGTAA
- the trpE gene encoding anthranilate synthase component I: MILPDFSQFSQLAQQGNFVPVYQEWAADLDTPVSAWYKVCAGQPYSFLLESVEGGEKIGRYSFLGCDPLWVLETKGNRTTQTHRTGSEEVFEGDPFEVLANCLKPYQPVNLPQLPPGIGGLFGFWGYELIPWIEPRVPVYPAEETDLPDGLWMQVDNLLIFDQVKRKIWAIAYADLRDAGGDLAGAYQQACDRVKGLVSKLQMPLSSQDTLLAWTPPESKGTQGPELTHTSNISQEQFCENVRKAKDYIKAGDIFQVVLSQRLEAEYTGDPFALYRSLRLVNPSPYMAYLHFGDWQIIGSSPEVMVKAERTADGSQQALLRPIAGTRRRGQTPQEDDALAEELLRDPKEIAEHVMLVDLGRNDVGRACINGTVKVDELMIIERYSHVMHIVSNVVGQLAKDKTAWDLLKACFPAGTVSGAPKIRAMEIIHELEGCRRGPYSGAYGYYDFEGQLNSAIAIRTMVVRSQGNGQNIVSVQAGAGLVADSEPEKEYEETLNKARGMLEAIRCLSSIDR, translated from the coding sequence ATGATTTTACCGGATTTCTCACAGTTTTCTCAGTTAGCCCAGCAAGGAAATTTTGTGCCGGTGTACCAGGAATGGGCAGCGGATCTCGATACGCCGGTGTCTGCTTGGTACAAAGTTTGCGCCGGCCAACCTTACAGCTTTCTTTTGGAGTCGGTGGAAGGCGGAGAAAAAATTGGCCGCTACAGTTTTCTCGGTTGCGATCCGCTTTGGGTTCTGGAAACAAAAGGCAATCGCACCACCCAAACTCACCGCACCGGCAGCGAAGAAGTATTTGAAGGCGATCCATTTGAAGTTCTCGCTAACTGCCTAAAACCCTATCAGCCGGTGAATTTGCCGCAACTGCCGCCAGGAATCGGGGGTTTATTTGGTTTTTGGGGTTATGAACTCATTCCCTGGATAGAACCGCGTGTGCCGGTTTACCCAGCAGAGGAAACAGACTTGCCGGACGGGTTGTGGATGCAGGTAGATAACCTGCTGATTTTTGACCAAGTCAAGCGCAAGATTTGGGCGATCGCTTATGCGGATCTGCGGGATGCCGGTGGGGATTTGGCCGGCGCTTACCAGCAAGCGTGCGATCGCGTTAAGGGATTGGTGAGCAAACTACAGATGCCCCTGTCGAGCCAGGATACACTTTTAGCTTGGACACCACCAGAAAGCAAGGGAACCCAAGGGCCGGAATTAACCCATACCAGCAACATTTCCCAAGAGCAGTTCTGTGAGAATGTCCGCAAGGCAAAAGATTACATCAAGGCCGGGGATATTTTTCAAGTTGTTTTATCTCAGCGACTAGAAGCCGAGTACACCGGCGATCCATTTGCCCTTTATCGCTCACTGCGTCTGGTTAATCCTTCACCTTACATGGCGTATTTGCACTTCGGGGACTGGCAGATTATTGGTTCGAGTCCGGAAGTGATGGTCAAAGCTGAGCGAACCGCAGATGGCAGCCAACAAGCACTGCTACGACCGATTGCTGGGACGCGCCGGCGGGGCCAAACTCCGCAGGAAGATGACGCCCTCGCTGAAGAATTGCTACGAGATCCCAAGGAAATTGCTGAACACGTGATGCTCGTAGACTTGGGCCGCAATGATGTAGGCCGCGCCTGTATCAATGGCACTGTCAAGGTTGACGAATTAATGATCATTGAGCGTTACTCTCATGTGATGCACATTGTCAGTAACGTTGTTGGTCAGTTGGCGAAAGACAAAACCGCCTGGGATTTATTGAAAGCTTGCTTCCCCGCCGGCACCGTTAGCGGTGCGCCTAAAATTCGGGCGATGGAAATTATTCATGAGTTAGAGGGATGCCGGCGCGGACCCTATTCCGGTGCTTATGGCTATTACGATTTTGAGGGTCAGCTCAACAGTGCAATCGCCATTCGCACAATGGTCGTTCGCAGCCAAGGCAACGGGCAAAATATTGTATCTGTTCAAGCCGGTGCCGGTTTGGTTGCCGATTCTGAGCCAGAAAAAGAATACGAAGAAACCCTCAACAAAGCCAGAGGGATGCTGGAAGCCATTCGCTGTTTAAGCAGTATTGATCGCTAA
- a CDS encoding photosystem I reaction center subunit II PsaD: protein MAQTLTGQSPIFGGGTGGLLSKAEVEEKYAITWTSPKEQVFELPTGGSAIMRQGENLLYLARKEYCIALGGQQLRAKFKITDYKIYRIYASGEIQYLHPKDGVFPEKVNEGRPYVGKVDRNIGSNPEPASIKFSGKTTYQV, encoded by the coding sequence ATGGCACAAACTTTAACTGGACAATCTCCGATCTTTGGGGGCGGCACCGGCGGCTTACTGTCAAAAGCAGAAGTTGAAGAAAAATACGCGATTACTTGGACTAGCCCGAAGGAACAAGTCTTTGAATTGCCCACCGGCGGTTCAGCTATCATGCGGCAAGGTGAAAACCTGCTGTACTTAGCCCGGAAGGAATACTGCATTGCCTTGGGTGGCCAGCAATTGAGGGCCAAGTTCAAAATTACGGACTACAAAATTTACCGGATTTACGCGAGCGGCGAAATCCAGTACCTACATCCTAAAGATGGCGTCTTCCCTGAAAAAGTGAACGAAGGCCGTCCCTATGTGGGCAAGGTTGATCGCAATATCGGCAGCAACCCGGAACCTGCGTCAATCAAATTCAGCGGTAAAACGACTTACCAAGTTTAG
- a CDS encoding peptidoglycan-binding domain-containing protein, producing the protein MLSTNQDNSVKASISKPQLQLGYEGTAVMELQKLLKRWGAYRQPITGIFDKTVEFAVKMFQFSVFLPEDGVVGSFTWQALATGTPVNMPVLEQGRSGQAVKTMQQVLWLTGHYNGVVDGNFGFLTYKAVCAFQKSFGLAVDGIVGQQTWNALSQVPRGYNPN; encoded by the coding sequence ATGTTATCTACTAACCAAGACAATTCTGTTAAAGCCTCTATCAGTAAGCCGCAATTGCAATTAGGATACGAAGGCACTGCAGTGATGGAATTGCAAAAGCTATTAAAGCGCTGGGGAGCCTACCGGCAACCCATTACCGGCATATTCGACAAAACAGTGGAATTTGCGGTCAAGATGTTCCAGTTTAGCGTCTTTCTCCCAGAGGATGGCGTTGTCGGCTCCTTCACCTGGCAAGCACTGGCCACCGGCACCCCAGTTAATATGCCGGTGCTGGAACAAGGTCGTTCAGGTCAGGCTGTCAAAACCATGCAGCAGGTTCTCTGGTTGACGGGTCACTACAACGGCGTCGTTGATGGAAACTTTGGTTTCCTGACGTACAAGGCTGTCTGCGCCTTCCAAAAAAGCTTTGGTCTAGCCGTCGATGGCATTGTCGGTCAGCAAACTTGGAATGCTCTCAGCCAAGTTCCCCGTGGCTACAACCCGAATTGA
- a CDS encoding YidH family protein: MSDQQRENVPKIDRQREHQANERTFLAWLRTSIALIGFGFAISRFGLFLRQLQISITGKAIVTHSFLSSETLGINLALIGIILIALATWRYNQVFWQIERADYKPNRLLVWMTATIVMIFGAMSIPSVLWRQPVSPSSPSPKRSDVRDREFMVRRLPPRSNWQKKR, from the coding sequence GTGAGCGATCAACAAAGAGAAAATGTACCGAAAATTGACCGGCAACGAGAGCATCAAGCAAATGAAAGAACCTTTCTTGCTTGGCTGAGAACTTCAATTGCATTGATTGGGTTTGGCTTTGCAATTTCACGATTTGGCTTATTTTTAAGGCAACTGCAAATTAGTATCACCGGCAAGGCGATTGTTACCCATTCTTTCCTTAGTTCTGAGACGCTTGGCATAAATTTAGCACTTATAGGGATTATTCTAATTGCATTAGCTACCTGGCGATACAATCAGGTTTTTTGGCAAATAGAGCGTGCTGACTATAAACCAAATCGCCTCCTCGTTTGGATGACTGCCACAATTGTCATGATTTTCGGTGCAATGAGTATTCCGTCCGTTTTGTGGAGACAGCCGGTTTCTCCGAGTTCGCCTTCTCCTAAACGCAGTGATGTTAGGGATAGAGAATTTATGGTTCGCCGGCTGCCTCCTCGCTCTAATTGGCAAAAGAAGCGCTAG
- a CDS encoding YajQ family cyclic di-GMP-binding protein, translating to MASTYSFDIVSDFDRQELVNAVDQTEREIKSRYDLKDTNTSLELGSDSLIVNTDSEFTLEAVHSVLQTKAVKRNLSLKIFDYGKVDSASGNRVRQEIKLQKGISQEIAKQISKLIRDEFKKIQASIQGDVVRVSAKSKDELQEVIQRLKQEDLPVALQFTNYR from the coding sequence ATGGCTTCTACTTATTCATTTGATATTGTCAGCGATTTTGACCGGCAGGAATTGGTGAATGCGGTTGACCAAACCGAACGGGAAATTAAGAGCCGGTATGATCTCAAAGATACCAACACCAGCCTAGAATTGGGCAGTGACTCGCTGATAGTTAACACAGATAGTGAATTCACCCTAGAAGCGGTTCACAGTGTTTTACAGACAAAAGCCGTTAAGCGCAATTTGTCATTAAAAATCTTTGATTACGGTAAGGTTGATTCAGCTAGCGGCAACCGAGTTCGTCAAGAAATTAAGCTACAAAAGGGCATTAGCCAAGAAATTGCTAAGCAAATTAGCAAATTAATCCGCGACGAATTTAAAAAAATTCAAGCCTCAATTCAAGGCGATGTTGTGCGGGTTTCTGCTAAATCTAAAGATGAGCTGCAAGAGGTGATTCAACGCCTCAAGCAAGAAGACTTGCCGGTGGCTTTGCAATTTACCAATTATCGGTAA
- a CDS encoding MAPEG family protein, with protein sequence MQLTVSAILLDCIAAAAALIYFPFLVVAYARLQVGMDIAAPRAMFDKLPAYGQRATWAHQNSFETFMVFAAAALMAYVTGQNSTLAAGAAIAFVVARLLHSVFYILNVPLARSLMFGIGSLSTLTLFVLSLLAVNNSVAL encoded by the coding sequence ATGCAATTAACTGTGTCTGCCATTCTGCTAGATTGCATTGCGGCGGCAGCTGCTCTGATTTATTTTCCTTTCCTGGTGGTGGCTTATGCTCGCCTTCAGGTGGGGATGGACATAGCAGCGCCCCGCGCTATGTTTGATAAACTGCCGGCATACGGTCAAAGAGCAACTTGGGCGCACCAAAACTCATTTGAAACGTTTATGGTGTTTGCGGCGGCTGCACTGATGGCTTATGTGACGGGTCAGAATTCTACTTTGGCTGCCGGTGCGGCGATCGCATTTGTGGTAGCGAGGTTGCTGCACTCGGTTTTTTATATTTTGAATGTGCCTTTGGCGCGATCGCTAATGTTTGGCATTGGCTCTCTTTCAACGCTCACATTATTTGTTCTCAGTTTACTGGCTGTTAACAATTCTGTGGCGCTTTGA
- a CDS encoding DNA recombination-mediator protein A, producing MSQSIDIPKIDTLAQELATIQQTGAKRIALLGSRHVPITHQHLIEMMSYALVLSGNRLITSGATGTNAAAIRGAMRADPNLLTVILPQSLARQPAESREPLEHVMHLVENPGNDTLSLAEASALCNQEIVSRCQQLICFAFHDSHTLLQTCQEAEEQRRVVTLFYFD from the coding sequence TTGAGTCAATCGATAGACATCCCCAAGATAGATACACTGGCGCAAGAACTAGCGACGATCCAGCAAACTGGCGCTAAGCGGATTGCCCTTTTAGGATCGCGTCATGTTCCCATTACCCACCAGCACCTGATTGAGATGATGAGTTATGCCTTGGTTTTATCCGGCAACCGTCTCATCACCTCCGGTGCCACCGGCACGAATGCAGCGGCGATCCGAGGAGCAATGCGGGCTGATCCCAACTTGCTAACGGTGATCTTGCCGCAAAGCTTGGCTCGTCAGCCAGCCGAGTCTCGCGAACCACTTGAGCACGTGATGCACTTAGTGGAAAATCCCGGTAACGACACGCTGTCGCTTGCAGAAGCAAGTGCTTTGTGCAACCAGGAGATTGTTTCTCGCTGCCAGCAGTTGATCTGCTTTGCATTTCACGACAGCCACACGTTGCTACAGACGTGTCAGGAAGCCGAGGAACAACGGCGAGTTGTGACTCTGTTTTACTTTGATTAA
- a CDS encoding carotenoid oxygenase family protein translates to MVRNISTTPLKTDVKPALTWAKAIMPSAAEFDPTPLPTLAGTLPAGLRGSLYRNGPGRLERGGQRMGHWFDGDGAILAVHFNQKGREGTATGLYRYVKTTGYQDEEAAGKLLYGGYGMTGKGPIWRRLTKAVKNAANTSVLALPDKLLALWEGGHPHQLDLQTLETVGLDDLHGLKTTWNYSAHPKRDPQTGEIYNFGVSAGKNAVLQVYRSNSAGKLLQHNSITLDGVPLVHDFVLAGNYLVFFIPPVRLNPLPVLFQQTSYSDALAWHPEKGTQILVIDRNTLEVVSRGEAEPWYQWHFGNGYVDAGGSVVVDLARYEDFQTNHRLKQVATGHVETAAKATLWQLRLDPQSGQITQQQEVVDRSCEFPTVAPAEMGQASRFTYLALHRQGVDIAPELYGTIARFDYHTGTLTEADLGDNRYPTEPLYCADSENPDRGWIITVVFDGERNSSEVWIFDADQLDAPPVCRLALPSVVPMGFHGTWNPA, encoded by the coding sequence ATGGTTCGCAATATTTCAACAACGCCCTTAAAAACAGATGTGAAACCGGCCCTAACTTGGGCAAAAGCAATCATGCCATCGGCAGCGGAATTTGACCCCACACCCCTGCCCACCCTTGCCGGCACACTGCCTGCCGGTTTACGCGGTTCCCTCTACCGTAACGGCCCAGGGCGGTTAGAACGCGGCGGACAGCGCATGGGCCATTGGTTTGATGGGGATGGGGCGATTCTGGCGGTTCATTTTAACCAAAAAGGACGAGAAGGAACGGCTACCGGACTCTACCGCTATGTAAAAACCACCGGCTACCAAGACGAGGAAGCAGCCGGCAAACTTCTTTACGGCGGCTATGGTATGACAGGAAAGGGTCCTATTTGGCGACGATTGACGAAAGCTGTGAAAAATGCAGCAAATACCTCTGTGCTGGCGTTACCCGACAAGCTACTAGCGCTTTGGGAAGGCGGGCACCCCCACCAACTGGATCTGCAAACCTTAGAAACCGTTGGACTGGATGATTTACATGGGTTAAAAACCACTTGGAACTACTCCGCCCACCCGAAACGTGACCCCCAAACCGGCGAGATTTATAATTTTGGAGTATCGGCTGGGAAAAATGCCGTCTTGCAAGTTTACCGATCAAATAGCGCCGGCAAGTTGCTGCAACACAATAGCATCACCCTGGATGGCGTGCCTCTAGTTCATGATTTTGTCCTCGCCGGCAACTATTTAGTCTTTTTCATCCCGCCGGTGCGCCTTAACCCTCTGCCGGTGCTGTTTCAGCAAACAAGCTACAGCGATGCGCTTGCTTGGCATCCAGAAAAAGGAACGCAGATTTTAGTCATTGATCGCAACACCTTAGAAGTGGTCAGTCGTGGTGAAGCGGAACCCTGGTATCAGTGGCACTTCGGCAATGGCTATGTCGATGCCGGTGGATCTGTGGTGGTAGATCTTGCCCGCTACGAAGATTTTCAGACCAATCACCGGCTCAAGCAAGTGGCAACCGGCCATGTAGAAACGGCTGCGAAGGCGACACTATGGCAACTTCGCCTTGATCCGCAATCGGGTCAAATCACTCAACAGCAAGAAGTGGTTGATCGCAGTTGCGAGTTTCCCACGGTCGCCCCCGCCGAAATGGGCCAAGCCTCGCGCTTTACTTATCTAGCCCTCCACCGGCAAGGCGTTGATATTGCCCCAGAACTTTATGGCACAATCGCCCGCTTCGACTATCACACCGGCACCCTCACAGAGGCTGATTTAGGAGATAACCGCTACCCAACGGAACCCCTCTACTGTGCGGATTCCGAAAATCCTGATCGCGGTTGGATCATCACCGTCGTGTTTGATGGCGAGCGCAACAGCAGCGAAGTTTGGATTTTTGACGCCGATCAGCTAGATGCGCCGCCGGTGTGCCGGTTGGCTTTACCCAGCGTTGTGCCAATGGGATTTCACGGCACTTGGAATCCAGCATGA
- a CDS encoding alpha/beta fold hydrolase, whose protein sequence is MLFAHGFGCDQNMWRFVAPAFENDYQIILFDYVGSGKSDLHAYSAERYSELNGYAQDVLDICKALNLTNVIFVGHSVSSIIGILSSIESPNYFERLILVSPSPCYINDPPNYVGGFERRDIEDLLDIMEKNYIGWASFLAPVIMKNEDQPELTRELETSFCSTDPVIASRFAQVTFFSDNRSDLPKVTVPSLVLQCSEDAIAPIEVGHYLQRHLPESTLQLMRATGHCPHMSHPRETIQLIKEYLIAAHAT, encoded by the coding sequence ATGCTATTTGCACATGGGTTCGGTTGTGACCAGAATATGTGGCGTTTCGTAGCGCCGGCCTTCGAGAACGACTACCAAATTATCTTATTCGACTATGTAGGATCTGGGAAATCGGATCTTCACGCTTACAGTGCTGAGCGTTACAGCGAACTCAACGGTTATGCCCAGGATGTCCTTGATATTTGCAAAGCATTAAATTTGACAAATGTGATTTTCGTCGGGCACTCCGTCAGTAGCATCATTGGCATTTTGTCATCCATAGAATCCCCTAATTACTTTGAGCGGCTCATACTCGTTAGTCCTTCACCTTGCTACATAAATGATCCCCCTAATTATGTAGGAGGATTCGAGCGCAGAGACATTGAAGATCTGCTCGATATTATGGAGAAAAATTACATTGGTTGGGCAAGCTTTCTCGCTCCAGTTATTATGAAAAATGAGGATCAACCTGAGCTAACTCGTGAGCTAGAGACAAGCTTTTGCTCGACCGATCCAGTGATCGCAAGCCGCTTTGCCCAGGTCACTTTTTTTTCCGACAACCGCAGTGATTTGCCAAAAGTGACGGTGCCGTCACTCGTCTTGCAATGCAGTGAGGATGCGATCGCTCCGATTGAGGTGGGGCATTACCTCCAGCGCCACTTGCCTGAAAGCACCTTGCAACTGATGAGAGCTACAGGACATTGCCCACACATGAGCCATCCACGGGAGACCATCCAACTGATTAAGGAGTATCTAATTGCCGCTCATGCTACCTGA